One Capsicum annuum cultivar UCD-10X-F1 chromosome 2, UCD10Xv1.1, whole genome shotgun sequence genomic window carries:
- the LOC124896305 gene encoding uncharacterized protein LOC124896305, whose amino-acid sequence MPALHASGTWELDSLPADGQVDRLKAHFVAKGYTQIFRLDYSDTFLPVAKIAFIRLFLSIAAVRHWPLYQLDIKNAFLHATSLSSLSDQRPRQNEIFSRYALSILEETGTMGCRPIETPMDPNAKLLPGHREPLSDPESHWDAVVRILRYIKTAPSKGLPFEHRGHEHIIGYTDVDRAGSPSDRCSTSGYCVLIGGNLVS is encoded by the exons ATGCCTGCTTTACATGCaagtggtacttgggagcttgattcCCTTCCTGCAG ACGGTCAGGTTGATCGACTTAAGGCTCACTTTGTTGCCAAAGGATACACACAAATATTTaggcttgattatagtgacacttttTTGCCAGTGGCTAAAATAGCATTTATCCGTCTTTTCCTATCTATTGCTGCCGTTCGGCATTGGCCTCTTTATCAATTGGAtattaagaatgcttttctgcatg caacatctctttcatCACTTTCAGACCAAAGACCTCGGCAGaatgaaatattttctag GTATGCTTTATCCATTCTTGAGGAGACAGGAACGATGGGATGTAGACCCATtgaaactcctatggatccaaatgccAAACTTCTACCAGGACACAgggagccactcagtgatcctgaaag tcattgggatgcagttgttcGTATTTTGCGATATATAAAGACAGCTCCAAGTAAAGGACTACCTTTTGAGCATCGAGGTCACGAGCATATCATTGGATACACAGATGTTGATAGGGcaggatcaccctctgatagaTGTTCTACCTCCGGATATTGTGTTTTAataggaggtaatttggtgtcttgA
- the LOC107860252 gene encoding probable hexosyltransferase MUCI70, translating to MFVDEATLKTLTAEGKMPDSMGFVGLWKIVVVKNLPFSDLRRVGKIPNLLSHRLFTSASISFMLRLQLDPLLILEYFLWRKGYEYAISNHYDRHCVWEEVAQNKKLSKYNHTVIDTSTIMKMNVFEYFGCNLGGVRVEVLKRAPNRP from the exons ATGTTTGTGGATGAAGCTACTCTAAAAACTCTTACAGCTGAAGGGAAGATGCCAGACAGCATGGGCTTTGTAGGTTTATGGAAGATCGTAGTGGTAAAGAATCTTCCTTTTTCTGATTTGCGGAGAGTGGGAAAGATACCAAATTTATTGTCTCATCGGCTCTTTACTTCCGCCAG CATTAGCTTCATGCTTCGCCTGCAGCTTGATCCCCTACTCATCTTGGAGTACTTCCTGTGGCGAAAGGGTTACGAATATGCAATTTCCAATCACTATGACAGGCATTGTGTGTGGGAAGAAGTTGCCCAAAACAAGAAGCTTAGCAAGTACAATCATACTGTTATTGATACAAGCACGATCATGAAGATGAacgtttttgagtattttggatgtaacctcggaggtgtacgagttgaagtgttaaaaagggctccaaaccgcCCCTAA